The Candidatus Poribacteria bacterium sequence GTTCCCGAGATGCACGACCTGTGGGTCGATATCGGGGCGAAGTCCAAGGACGAGGCGGCAGGCATCGTCAACATCGGCGATCCGATCACCTTCGAGCTCGGGTTCGGCGAACTCCGAAACGGTCTCGCGCACGCCCCCGGCATGGACGACAAGGTCGGCGTCTGGGTAAGCATTGAGGCGCTCAGGCTGCTGGACGGCAAGACGTTTGACGCCTCGGTCTTCGCCGTCTCGACCGTGCAGGAGGAGATTGGGCTGCGCGGAGCCCACACGTCGGCGTTCGGCATCGAGCCGCTCGCGGCAATTGCCGTCGATGTCACGCACGCCACGGACTATCCCGGTATGGACCCGAAACGGTACGGCGAGGTCAAGATCGGCGGCGGCCCGGTCGTGACGCGAGGCGCGAACATCAACCCGCGCGTCTTCGATCTTCTATGCCAGGTCGCGGAGAAGAAGAAGATACCGATCCAGATCGAGGCGGCTCCCGGCGGAACCGGGACGGACGCCAACGCGATCCAGATATCGCGGAGCGGCGTGGCGACCGGTCT is a genomic window containing:
- a CDS encoding M42 family metallopeptidase; this translates as VPEMHDLWVDIGAKSKDEAAGIVNIGDPITFELGFGELRNGLAHAPGMDDKVGVWVSIEALRLLDGKTFDASVFAVSTVQEEIGLRGAHTSAFGIEPLAAIAVDVTHATDYPGMDPKRYGEVKIGGGPVVTRGANINPRVFDLLCQVAEKKKIPIQIEAAPGGTGTDANAIQISRSGVATGLVSVPNRYMHSPVEVVALDDLENAAKLLAEFVLAVDASTDFTP